In the genome of Fulvivirga maritima, one region contains:
- a CDS encoding DUF4271 domain-containing protein, with product MKRLLILLFLAHYSIFSFSQDTTMIRDLDQDWYFYEDDGYLPLIDKGDYHGKTLHFNLNSNDYAEATLLLTSDQQLSIFINNKLSFVLKSKRLLSIDSLAGEYGENMHFTIYNKNLNPFQIGTHIIRIEDASTSPLADNLIMIKQRKRSTFNEVIIVGMLILIALLAILYSSYPKVFSDFFKVRRAMSMRELDENLLKTRPLSVVNLLFYFYLSMMVAVTLMLYVNLSGTFQEVGIFRSENFWEGLFNMLKVALLVFFWFLLKYLVIANLTSLFKLGFFQSSHFYNSVRINILIFSICVILITGSYFCFSILNPEYYTILFNILLIMMGLRVIILFFRLMNTGSYKTLHLFSYLCGTEVIPYVVLLYFGFNQPF from the coding sequence TTGAAGCGGTTACTGATACTACTATTTTTGGCTCATTATAGCATTTTTTCATTCAGTCAGGATACTACTATGATTAGGGATCTTGATCAGGATTGGTATTTCTATGAAGATGATGGCTATCTGCCTTTAATAGATAAAGGTGACTATCATGGTAAAACGCTTCATTTTAATCTTAACTCTAATGATTACGCCGAAGCCACGCTCTTGCTTACAAGTGATCAGCAACTTTCTATATTTATAAATAATAAATTGAGCTTTGTTCTAAAAAGCAAAAGATTGCTTTCCATAGATAGTCTAGCCGGTGAATATGGAGAAAACATGCACTTTACTATCTATAATAAAAACTTAAACCCCTTTCAGATCGGTACTCATATTATCAGGATAGAAGATGCCTCTACCTCTCCTTTGGCGGATAACCTTATTATGATCAAACAGAGGAAGCGCTCTACCTTTAATGAAGTCATTATTGTTGGGATGCTTATACTTATTGCATTGCTAGCCATTCTGTATTCTTCCTATCCAAAGGTATTTAGTGACTTCTTTAAGGTGCGCAGAGCCATGAGCATGCGAGAGTTAGATGAGAATTTACTTAAAACCAGACCCTTAAGTGTAGTTAACCTGCTTTTCTATTTTTATTTAAGCATGATGGTTGCAGTCACACTTATGCTCTATGTTAATCTAAGTGGTACTTTTCAAGAAGTGGGCATTTTTAGGTCAGAAAACTTCTGGGAAGGATTATTTAATATGCTAAAAGTTGCCCTATTGGTGTTTTTCTGGTTTTTGCTTAAATATTTAGTGATAGCAAATCTCACCAGTTTATTTAAGTTAGGCTTCTTCCAGTCATCTCATTTTTATAATTCGGTGAGAATTAACATTTTAATTTTTTCTATCTGCGTAATTTTAATAACAGGCTCATATTTTTGTTTTAGCATTTTAAATCCAGAATATTATACTATTTTGTTTAATATTCTCTTAATAATGATGGGTTTGAGGGTCATTATTTTGTTTTTTAGACTAATGAATACGGGCTCGTATAAAACTTTGCATTTATTTTCATACCTTTGCGGCACGGAAGTGATACCATATGTGGTGCTTCTGTATTTTGGATTTAATCAACCATTCTGA
- a CDS encoding PorP/SprF family type IX secretion system membrane protein translates to MHKLFFYISILALFFGFSRANAQQDAQFSFYMKNMLFYNPAFAGTEGITQMTLIHRQQWAGYDGTYSDGGAPTTSVFSMTTPIYRLKSGFGAHVVNDNLGPLNNLEMQVSYAYHLGIKKSKLSFGVRAGLFSQSINVGEYRAIHPDDELLLNGDESQIRPDMALGVYFRSEKYFAGLSFNHLLKSEFNFGVNAVKNPLENHAYLTMGYIHEVNFDVKLSPSFMVQTDFNEYSFILGGLIYYKDQVWGGVSYRQSDDINAMLGYNFLKDKSLSFGYSFGYVISQQDAKKPTTHEVLVSYQLPVNPGSGKKIIRTPRFRH, encoded by the coding sequence ATGCACAAGTTATTTTTTTACATATCAATTTTGGCGTTATTTTTTGGCTTCAGCAGAGCTAACGCACAGCAGGATGCGCAATTTTCATTCTATATGAAGAATATGCTCTTCTATAATCCTGCTTTCGCAGGCACCGAAGGCATCACGCAAATGACATTAATTCACAGGCAGCAGTGGGCTGGCTATGATGGCACTTATAGTGATGGCGGAGCTCCTACTACCAGCGTCTTCAGCATGACCACACCTATATACCGACTTAAGAGTGGTTTTGGTGCTCATGTGGTAAATGACAACCTTGGTCCATTAAATAATTTGGAAATGCAGGTTTCCTATGCCTACCATTTAGGTATAAAGAAATCCAAGCTTAGTTTTGGTGTAAGGGCTGGCCTATTTTCACAATCTATAAATGTAGGTGAATATAGAGCCATCCACCCTGATGATGAGTTGCTTTTAAACGGTGATGAATCTCAGATTAGACCAGATATGGCTTTGGGTGTTTATTTTAGATCAGAAAAATATTTTGCAGGATTGAGTTTTAATCACTTATTAAAATCGGAGTTTAATTTTGGTGTTAATGCAGTGAAGAATCCACTAGAAAATCATGCTTATCTCACTATGGGATATATTCATGAGGTGAATTTCGATGTAAAACTTTCTCCTTCATTTATGGTTCAAACGGATTTTAATGAATACAGTTTTATACTCGGAGGACTAATTTATTATAAAGATCAAGTCTGGGGAGGGGTTTCCTATAGACAGTCTGATGATATAAACGCAATGTTAGGGTACAATTTTTTAAAGGATAAATCGTTAAGCTTTGGCTATTCGTTCGGTTATGTTATAAGTCAACAAGACGCTAAGAAGCCAACTACGCATGAAGTACTAGTTAGTTATCAATTACCAGTTAACCCTGGTAGCGGAAAGAAGATTATACGTACTCCAAGGTTTAGACATTAA
- a CDS encoding sensor histidine kinase, producing MNKHKLYWILQVGGWIFYAVVQIFGFILFEGKAVHTSQVVFWIIEAFIFFMFSHIFRNIIVGQGWLIMHMPSLIPRIIVSVFALGFLVYGARLLVSSIFNMYNPSMVFDIYKVISLSCTFALIFFVWAVLYFIYHYFEKYNLSLQHEAAVHEIELNNLKSQLNPHFIFNALNSIRALVDENPLKSKNAINQLSNILRNSLISDKKRLTKFEDELNTVRDYLSLESIRFEERLCVKFDIHPESYEFLVPPLMLQTLVENGIKHGISKLKEGGIIHLKTFISDSQLKVQIRNSGRLQEEEMMAMSENEGKAGLGLKNTRKRLNLLYGEEAYLKIFNESENIVVTELVIPK from the coding sequence TTGAATAAGCATAAATTATATTGGATCTTACAGGTTGGCGGCTGGATATTCTATGCCGTAGTTCAGATATTCGGCTTTATACTATTCGAGGGCAAAGCGGTACACACTTCTCAGGTGGTATTCTGGATTATCGAAGCCTTTATCTTTTTTATGTTTAGCCACATATTTAGAAACATAATAGTTGGGCAAGGCTGGTTAATTATGCACATGCCGAGCCTCATTCCGAGAATTATAGTTTCAGTGTTTGCCTTAGGTTTTTTAGTATATGGTGCGCGGCTGTTAGTCAGCTCCATATTCAATATGTATAACCCATCTATGGTTTTTGATATCTATAAGGTGATATCTCTAAGCTGTACCTTTGCTTTAATATTTTTTGTGTGGGCTGTACTTTACTTCATCTACCATTACTTTGAAAAATATAACCTTTCACTACAGCACGAAGCAGCGGTTCATGAGATTGAGCTTAATAATTTAAAATCACAGCTCAACCCGCATTTTATATTTAACGCATTAAATAGTATTCGCGCTTTAGTAGATGAAAATCCTCTGAAATCAAAAAACGCAATCAATCAACTTTCTAATATTCTCAGAAATTCTTTAATCTCAGATAAGAAAAGACTTACTAAATTTGAAGATGAGCTCAATACCGTTCGAGATTATTTAAGTTTGGAAAGTATTCGCTTTGAAGAAAGGCTTTGCGTTAAGTTTGATATTCACCCTGAATCATATGAGTTTCTTGTGCCACCTTTGATGTTACAAACTTTGGTGGAGAACGGAATTAAGCATGGAATATCTAAACTGAAAGAGGGCGGAATCATTCATTTAAAAACTTTTATCTCTGATTCTCAGTTAAAAGTACAAATCAGAAATAGTGGTAGGTTGCAAGAAGAGGAAATGATGGCCATGTCAGAGAATGAAGGTAAGGCGGGATTAGGCCTGAAGAATACCAGAAAGCGACTGAATCTTTTGTATGGAGAAGAGGCTTATTTGAAAATTTTCAATGAGTCAGAAAATATTGTAGTAACAGAACTAGTAATACCCAAATAA
- a CDS encoding NAD(P)/FAD-dependent oxidoreductase, translating into MNEVSEKKIPIPASDHPRLIVIGGGFAGVKLIKKLSKQPLQIVLFDRNNYHTFQPLLYQVATAGLEPDSIADPLRKQLEPVSNFFFRMAEVYTIHYKEKYITTEIGNMSYDYLVIATGSKTNYFGNESIMSHAFPLKQIPQALDLRSHILQNFEEANITTDENKLEAMMNLTIVGGGPTGVEVAGALGELKKNILPSDYPELDFDKMNITLLEGTDRLLAAMSPFASKRALKYLKKFDVEVKLSTLVTSYDGKVAKLNNGEEIKTGTLIWAAGVQGNYPDGLEDDMIERGRIKVDAFNMIQGADNAYAIGDIAFMSGDPAYPKGHPMVAPVAIQQGDHLAANIKRSIKGKALIGFKYHDKGSMATIGRNKAVVDMGKMRLGGFFAWLIWMFVHLISIIGFRNRLIVFSNWVWNYFTYDKGTRLIIRKFIPRNKIKD; encoded by the coding sequence ATGAACGAGGTAAGTGAAAAAAAAATCCCTATACCTGCGTCAGATCATCCGCGCTTAATAGTGATTGGAGGAGGCTTTGCAGGTGTAAAACTAATCAAGAAGTTAAGTAAGCAACCTTTACAGATTGTATTATTTGACAGAAACAACTATCACACATTTCAACCCTTACTGTACCAGGTAGCTACAGCAGGGTTAGAACCAGATTCCATCGCAGATCCGCTAAGGAAGCAGTTGGAACCCGTAAGCAATTTTTTCTTTAGAATGGCAGAGGTTTACACCATTCACTATAAAGAAAAGTACATCACTACAGAAATAGGTAACATGTCTTATGACTATCTGGTAATAGCTACCGGATCTAAGACTAACTATTTTGGTAATGAGTCTATAATGAGCCATGCTTTTCCTTTAAAGCAAATTCCACAGGCGCTTGATCTCAGAAGTCATATTCTTCAAAATTTCGAAGAAGCCAACATCACCACTGATGAGAACAAGCTAGAAGCCATGATGAACCTTACCATTGTAGGGGGTGGGCCTACCGGTGTGGAAGTGGCAGGAGCCTTAGGCGAACTCAAAAAGAATATTCTGCCATCAGATTATCCTGAATTGGATTTTGATAAAATGAATATTACTCTTTTAGAGGGTACTGATAGGTTACTGGCGGCTATGTCTCCTTTTGCATCTAAAAGGGCACTTAAATATCTGAAGAAGTTTGATGTTGAGGTAAAACTAAGCACCCTTGTCACTTCTTATGATGGTAAAGTGGCCAAGCTGAATAATGGAGAAGAAATTAAAACAGGCACCCTGATCTGGGCTGCTGGTGTGCAGGGTAATTATCCTGATGGGCTTGAAGATGATATGATTGAGCGAGGCCGTATTAAGGTGGATGCTTTTAATATGATTCAAGGAGCAGATAATGCTTATGCTATTGGTGATATTGCCTTTATGAGTGGAGATCCGGCTTATCCTAAAGGGCACCCGATGGTAGCTCCAGTAGCTATTCAACAAGGAGATCATCTGGCAGCAAATATTAAAAGGAGTATAAAGGGTAAAGCGCTAATAGGGTTCAAATATCATGATAAAGGATCTATGGCCACTATTGGTAGAAACAAGGCCGTAGTGGATATGGGTAAAATGAGACTCGGAGGCTTTTTTGCTTGGCTCATCTGGATGTTCGTTCACCTGATTTCTATAATTGGTTTTAGAAATAGACTAATAGTATTTAGTAACTGGGTGTGGAATTATTTTACTTATGATAAAGGTACAAGACTTATTATCCGTAAATTTATTCCGAGAAATAAAATTAAAGACTAG
- the uvrA gene encoding excinuclease ABC subunit UvrA — MIAEEEVLKDSEGYDITGYDNIEIIGAREHNLKNVSLSFPRNTLVVITGISGSGKSSLAFDTIYAEGQRRYMESFSAYARSFIGNLERPDVDKINGLSPVISIEQKTTSKNPRSTVGTTTEIYDFMRLLYARAGEAFSYSTGEKMVRQSEDQILDHILQNFDGQKLTILAPIVKGRKGHYRELFQQVRKNGYSRVRVDGKMEELVPKMQVDRYKTHDIEVVIDRIQVLEKDRYRISQSIKTALKQGEGVLMLLDQKEEIHHFSKYLMDPVSGLSYDEPAPNTFSFNSPYGACPKCNGLGVIEEITEDSIIPDKSLSISRGGILPLGEYRDIWIFKKIQAILKRNKITLSTPIEKIPKEVMQILLYGDSEPVAVKSVKYPGTDWNTKFEGIIKFLEKQKEAGSDKIQKWVNDFTITNTCPECNGARLKKEALHFLIDNHNISQLAEYDIRKLWDWFQGLEERLSEKQNVIASEVLKEIRKRIGFLLDVGLDYLHLNRPLKTLSGGEAQRIRLATQIGTQLVGVLYILDEPSIGLHQRDNVKLIKSLKDLRDLGNTVIVVEHDKDMMLASDYIIDIGPGAGRHGGQVVAQGDPKKFLKQSSSTADYLNDKREIEVPKERRKGNGKKLKLTGATGNNLKNVNLEIPLGTLSLITGVSGSGKSTLIHDTLFPILNQNFYNSRREPLEYKKVTGLEHLDKVIEVDQSPIGRTPRSNPATYTGVFTDIRALFSELPEAKIRGYKPGRFSFNVKGGRCETCEGAGLRLIEMDFLPDVHVPCETCKGKRYNRETLEVRFKGKSISDVLEMTVEEAVEFFENQPKIVRKINTLNEVGLGYISLGQHATTLSGGEAQRVKLATELSKKDTGKTFYILDEPTTGLHFQDIQHLLDVLNKLVDKGNTVLVIEHNLDVIKVADHIVDMGPEGGSGGGQVVATGTPEEVVKNKSSHTAKYLKMEL; from the coding sequence ATGATCGCAGAAGAGGAAGTTTTAAAAGATAGCGAAGGATATGACATTACAGGCTATGATAATATAGAAATTATAGGTGCCCGAGAGCACAATCTTAAAAATGTAAGTTTATCTTTTCCTAGAAATACCCTGGTAGTAATAACCGGTATTAGTGGTAGCGGTAAGTCTTCATTAGCTTTTGATACTATTTATGCTGAAGGGCAAAGAAGGTATATGGAAAGTTTCAGTGCCTATGCCAGGTCTTTTATCGGTAACTTGGAGCGGCCTGATGTTGATAAGATCAATGGTCTTAGTCCGGTTATTTCTATAGAGCAAAAAACTACTTCCAAAAATCCACGGTCTACTGTGGGGACTACTACGGAGATTTATGACTTTATGCGTCTGCTGTATGCCAGAGCAGGGGAAGCATTTTCATATTCTACTGGCGAAAAAATGGTGCGTCAGTCTGAAGATCAGATTTTAGATCATATTCTTCAGAATTTTGATGGGCAGAAGTTGACTATTTTGGCCCCTATTGTAAAAGGGCGTAAAGGGCATTACAGAGAGCTGTTTCAGCAAGTAAGAAAAAATGGCTATTCCAGAGTACGGGTAGATGGCAAGATGGAGGAGCTCGTGCCCAAAATGCAGGTAGATCGCTATAAAACTCATGATATTGAGGTGGTGATTGATCGTATTCAGGTATTAGAGAAGGACAGATACAGGATAAGCCAATCTATAAAAACTGCTCTAAAGCAAGGTGAAGGAGTTCTAATGCTTCTCGATCAAAAGGAAGAAATACATCATTTCTCTAAATATCTGATGGATCCTGTTTCAGGGCTTTCTTATGATGAACCGGCACCTAATACATTTTCTTTTAACTCTCCATATGGTGCTTGCCCTAAGTGTAATGGCCTGGGAGTGATAGAAGAGATTACAGAAGATTCTATTATTCCAGATAAATCGCTAAGTATAAGCAGAGGAGGTATACTGCCTTTAGGCGAATACCGTGATATCTGGATTTTTAAGAAAATACAAGCGATACTTAAGCGAAATAAAATAACGCTTTCTACTCCTATAGAGAAAATACCTAAGGAGGTAATGCAAATTTTGCTGTATGGTGATAGCGAGCCTGTAGCTGTTAAATCTGTTAAATACCCTGGCACAGATTGGAATACCAAGTTTGAGGGAATCATCAAGTTTTTGGAGAAACAGAAAGAGGCAGGCTCAGATAAAATACAGAAATGGGTTAATGATTTCACTATCACTAACACATGTCCTGAGTGTAATGGTGCTAGGCTGAAGAAGGAGGCGCTACACTTTCTCATAGATAATCATAACATATCTCAATTAGCTGAATATGACATTCGTAAATTATGGGATTGGTTTCAGGGCTTGGAAGAAAGGCTGTCAGAAAAGCAAAATGTAATAGCCTCAGAAGTATTAAAAGAGATAAGAAAGAGAATAGGCTTTTTATTAGATGTGGGGCTAGACTATTTACATTTAAACAGGCCTTTAAAAACACTTTCTGGTGGAGAGGCACAGCGTATTAGGCTGGCTACTCAAATCGGTACGCAGTTAGTAGGTGTGCTTTACATTTTAGATGAACCAAGTATAGGTTTACATCAAAGAGATAATGTTAAGCTTATTAAGTCACTGAAAGATCTGCGTGATTTGGGTAACACCGTTATAGTGGTAGAGCATGATAAGGATATGATGTTGGCTTCTGATTATATTATTGATATTGGTCCGGGAGCTGGTAGACATGGCGGTCAGGTAGTAGCTCAGGGTGATCCTAAAAAGTTTTTGAAACAAAGTAGCTCTACGGCAGATTACCTGAATGACAAAAGGGAGATAGAAGTACCTAAAGAAAGAAGAAAGGGGAATGGTAAGAAATTAAAACTTACTGGGGCTACAGGAAATAACCTGAAGAATGTAAATCTTGAAATTCCTTTAGGTACATTAAGTTTAATAACCGGAGTTTCTGGTAGTGGTAAGTCCACGCTTATTCATGACACGCTATTTCCTATTCTTAATCAGAACTTTTATAACTCAAGAAGAGAGCCTTTAGAGTACAAAAAGGTCACAGGTCTGGAGCATTTAGATAAGGTGATTGAAGTAGATCAGTCTCCTATTGGCAGAACTCCTCGATCTAATCCGGCTACTTATACCGGTGTTTTTACAGATATTAGGGCGTTGTTTTCCGAATTACCAGAAGCCAAGATAAGAGGGTATAAGCCAGGTCGTTTTTCTTTCAATGTGAAAGGCGGTAGGTGTGAAACCTGTGAAGGTGCAGGCCTCAGGTTAATTGAAATGGACTTTTTGCCAGATGTGCATGTTCCATGCGAAACTTGTAAAGGAAAGCGATATAACAGAGAGACTTTAGAAGTAAGGTTTAAAGGAAAGTCTATTTCTGATGTACTTGAAATGACAGTAGAGGAGGCCGTAGAGTTTTTTGAGAACCAGCCCAAAATTGTAAGAAAGATAAATACACTCAATGAAGTGGGGCTGGGTTATATTTCACTTGGGCAGCATGCTACTACACTGTCAGGAGGAGAGGCTCAACGTGTAAAATTAGCTACAGAGTTATCAAAAAAGGACACTGGTAAGACCTTCTATATTTTGGATGAGCCTACCACTGGTTTACATTTTCAGGATATTCAACATTTGCTAGATGTATTGAACAAGCTTGTGGATAAAGGAAACACAGTGTTAGTGATAGAGCATAACCTGGATGTTATAAAAGTGGCCGATCATATTGTAGATATGGGGCCAGAAGGTGGTAGTGGAGGAGGCCAGGTAGTGGCTACCGGAACACCGGAAGAGGTAGTGAAAAATAAAAGCAGTCATACTGCCAAATACTTAAAAATGGAGCTTTAA
- a CDS encoding LytR/AlgR family response regulator transcription factor, with the protein MKALIIDDERLARKELINLLKDYSRVEIVGEAANADEAYEMINNLQPDLLFLDIQMPGKTGFELLEMLDNVPQVIFTTAYDEFALKAFEVNALDYLLKPIQTERLNESLNKLFSKPLKPREREEEDVKRLSLNDQVFVKDGDKCWFVRLSEVRLFESDGNYIKVYFDNNKPMIHKSLNALDEKLDARSFFRASRKHIVNLSWVESIEPWFNGGLMVKLKGGDKVEVSRRQAAKFKEMMSL; encoded by the coding sequence ATGAAGGCATTAATTATTGATGATGAACGACTAGCGCGTAAGGAACTGATTAATTTACTAAAAGACTACAGCAGAGTAGAAATTGTAGGGGAGGCAGCTAATGCTGATGAGGCTTATGAAATGATTAATAACCTTCAGCCTGATTTGCTTTTTCTGGATATCCAAATGCCGGGTAAAACTGGGTTTGAGCTTCTGGAAATGTTAGATAATGTGCCGCAAGTAATTTTCACTACTGCTTATGATGAGTTTGCTCTTAAAGCCTTTGAAGTAAATGCATTAGATTATTTGCTTAAGCCTATCCAAACAGAGCGTTTGAATGAAAGCTTAAATAAGCTTTTTTCTAAACCATTAAAACCAAGAGAAAGAGAAGAGGAAGATGTGAAAAGGCTATCTCTTAACGATCAGGTATTTGTAAAAGATGGAGATAAATGCTGGTTTGTAAGGCTCTCAGAGGTAAGGCTATTTGAATCTGACGGTAATTATATTAAGGTATATTTTGATAATAATAAGCCTATGATTCATAAATCATTAAATGCCTTAGATGAAAAATTAGATGCCCGTAGTTTTTTCAGGGCTAGCAGAAAGCATATTGTAAACCTTAGCTGGGTAGAAAGTATTGAGCCCTGGTTTAATGGCGGCCTTATGGTAAAGCTAAAAGGGGGAGATAAAGTAGAAGTAAGTCGCAGACAAGCGGCCAAGTTCAAAGAAATGATGAGCTTGTAA
- a CDS encoding uroporphyrinogen-III synthase: protein MTDQVKDRIQPVKSILVSQPKPNDENSPYFKLAEKYNIKVDFRPFIQVDPVSLKEFRQQKIDVLKHSAVIFTSRNAVDHFFSICTDLKIEMPADMKYFCISEQTANYLQKYIVIRKRKIFTGHRTAGDLIEILKKHKNEKYLFPCSDIRKNDIPDFLVKNDYKFSEAVIYRTVASDLSDLEDVYYDILAFFSPSGINSLLVNFPDFKQNNTRMAAFGPTTAKAVRDANMILDIEAPLPNAPSMTGAIELYIKKANGIK, encoded by the coding sequence ATGACCGACCAAGTGAAAGATAGGATACAACCAGTTAAAAGTATCCTGGTGTCTCAGCCAAAGCCTAATGATGAAAATTCACCTTACTTTAAACTTGCAGAAAAGTATAATATTAAAGTGGATTTCAGACCTTTTATTCAGGTAGACCCTGTATCATTAAAGGAATTTAGGCAACAAAAAATAGATGTACTAAAACATTCTGCTGTTATATTTACCAGTAGAAATGCAGTTGACCATTTTTTCAGTATCTGTACAGATCTGAAAATTGAAATGCCTGCAGATATGAAATATTTTTGTATCTCAGAGCAAACGGCCAACTACCTACAAAAGTACATCGTAATCAGAAAACGGAAAATATTTACAGGGCATAGAACTGCCGGAGATCTTATAGAGATCTTAAAAAAGCATAAGAATGAGAAATATCTTTTCCCATGCTCTGATATTAGAAAAAATGACATACCGGATTTTTTAGTTAAAAATGACTATAAATTTTCGGAAGCAGTAATATATAGGACAGTAGCAAGTGATTTATCTGACCTGGAAGACGTTTACTATGATATATTAGCATTCTTTAGTCCTTCAGGAATTAATTCACTGTTAGTTAATTTTCCGGATTTTAAGCAGAATAATACAAGGATGGCGGCATTTGGCCCTACTACTGCTAAAGCAGTGAGAGATGCCAATATGATTCTTGATATAGAAGCTCCATTACCAAATGCACCTTCTATGACAGGAGCCATTGAACTGTATATAAAGAAGGCCAACGGCATCAAATAG
- the hemW gene encoding radical SAM family heme chaperone HemW: MAGIYIHIPFCKQACHYCDFHFSTNQKYVNEMTVALCEEIKLQHNYLEKEPINTVYFGGGTPSILSKSNLGAIFEAIHKYFNVKEGAEITLEANPDDLTSEKLHDLYDLGVNRLSIGIQSFKEQVLQFLNRAHNRGQALSSVNEARNVGFNNISIDLIYGIPVNTHEDWVNDLDEIAQIRPEHISSYCLTIEPKTVFGHRAKKGTLSLKGEDFEAKQYDLLISKLKNIGYEHYEVSNFSLPGKHSRHNSSYWKQDKYLGIGPGAHSYNGNSRQFNISNNPKYISSLKQGNIPAEYEVLSREDKVNEYLLTGLRTLWGVDLNYLKDIYNYDLKTLNDSYLKNLISNKFATLEANDLKLTEEGLLLADEISSSLFI; this comes from the coding sequence ATGGCGGGTATCTACATCCATATTCCTTTCTGTAAGCAGGCGTGTCATTACTGCGACTTTCATTTCAGTACAAATCAAAAATATGTGAATGAAATGACAGTGGCTTTATGCGAAGAAATAAAATTACAGCACAATTACCTCGAAAAGGAGCCTATTAATACGGTTTATTTTGGAGGTGGAACGCCTTCAATTCTGAGCAAAAGTAATCTGGGAGCTATATTTGAGGCTATTCATAAATATTTTAATGTAAAAGAGGGCGCCGAAATCACACTGGAAGCTAATCCTGACGATTTAACTTCAGAAAAGCTACATGATCTTTATGACCTAGGGGTAAACAGGCTAAGCATCGGCATTCAATCTTTTAAAGAACAGGTGCTTCAATTTCTGAACCGCGCTCATAATCGTGGTCAAGCACTTAGTTCTGTTAATGAGGCTCGTAATGTTGGTTTTAATAATATCAGCATTGACCTGATTTATGGAATACCCGTTAATACTCATGAAGATTGGGTAAATGATCTTGATGAGATAGCGCAAATCAGACCTGAACATATTTCCTCCTATTGCTTAACCATAGAGCCCAAAACAGTATTTGGCCACAGAGCTAAAAAAGGGACGCTTTCTCTTAAAGGTGAAGATTTTGAAGCAAAACAATATGACTTGCTTATAAGCAAGTTAAAAAATATAGGATACGAGCATTATGAAGTATCCAATTTTTCTCTTCCCGGAAAACATTCCAGACACAACTCAAGTTATTGGAAACAAGACAAGTATTTAGGAATTGGCCCTGGCGCACATTCCTATAATGGAAATAGCAGGCAGTTTAATATTTCTAATAACCCTAAATACATATCTTCTCTAAAGCAGGGCAATATTCCGGCTGAGTATGAAGTTCTAAGTAGAGAAGACAAGGTAAATGAATATCTGCTAACAGGTTTAAGAACACTGTGGGGAGTAGATCTTAATTATTTGAAAGATATTTATAATTATGATTTAAAAACTCTTAATGATTCTTACCTTAAGAACTTGATTTCTAATAAGTTTGCAACTTTAGAGGCGAATGATCTAAAACTGACCGAAGAAGGTCTTTTACTTGCAGATGAAATATCTTCATCATTATTTATATAA